The following proteins come from a genomic window of Chryseobacterium glaciei:
- the bioB gene encoding biotin synthase BioB, which produces MDKKTEIRNDWTKEEIEEIYHQPLLELIYKAATVHREWHNPEEVQMSTLLSIKTGGCTEDCSYCGQAARYHTNIKVQALLPTETVIAHAQKAKDNGSSRFCMAAAWREVRNNRDFDRVIDMVKGVNDLGLEVCCTLGMLTEDQAIRLQEAGLYAYNHNLDTSEQYYEEIISTRTFDNRINTINNVRKVGITVCSGGIIGLGESHKDRISMLLTLATMPKHPESVPINALARVAGTPLENNEKTDTWEMVRMIATARIVMPSSMVRLSAGRIEMTEFEQGWCFMAGANSIFTGERETLLVTPNPGVSEDMQMLQTLGLKPMKRETEKVMDQFETWKTSLV; this is translated from the coding sequence ATGGATAAAAAAACAGAAATTAGAAATGATTGGACCAAAGAAGAAATAGAAGAAATTTATCATCAGCCTTTACTTGAATTAATTTATAAAGCAGCAACCGTTCATCGCGAGTGGCACAATCCGGAAGAAGTACAGATGTCAACATTATTATCTATAAAAACAGGTGGTTGTACTGAAGATTGTTCATATTGCGGACAAGCTGCACGTTATCATACGAATATTAAAGTTCAGGCTTTATTACCAACGGAAACCGTAATTGCTCATGCCCAAAAAGCAAAAGACAATGGTTCTTCCCGTTTTTGTATGGCTGCAGCCTGGAGAGAAGTAAGAAATAACCGTGATTTTGATCGCGTGATTGATATGGTAAAAGGTGTTAATGATCTTGGCCTTGAAGTTTGCTGCACGTTAGGAATGCTAACAGAAGATCAAGCCATTCGTTTGCAGGAAGCTGGTTTGTACGCTTACAATCATAATCTGGACACTTCAGAACAGTATTATGAAGAGATTATTTCTACCAGAACTTTTGATAATAGAATCAACACTATCAATAATGTCAGAAAAGTAGGAATTACGGTTTGCTCAGGAGGTATTATTGGTCTTGGAGAAAGTCATAAGGACAGAATTTCAATGCTTTTAACCTTAGCCACAATGCCAAAACATCCTGAATCAGTTCCAATCAACGCATTAGCAAGAGTAGCAGGAACTCCACTTGAAAATAATGAAAAAACGGATACTTGGGAAATGGTAAGAATGATCGCCACTGCAAGAATAGTAATGCCCTCTTCAATGGTTCGTTTGAGCGCAGGAAGAATTGAAATGACAGAGTTTGAACAAGGCTGGTGCTTCATGGCAGGTGCGAATTCGATCTTCACAGGAGAAAGAGAAACCTTATTGGTAACGCCAAATCCGGGAGTTTCAGAAGACATGCAGATGCTGCAAACTTTGGGATTAAAACCTATGAAAAGAGAAACAGAAAAAGTGATGGATCAGTTTGAAACCTGGAAAACAAGCTTAGTCTAA
- the bioD gene encoding dethiobiotin synthase, protein MKLFVTGIGTEVGKTVCSAILTKYFNTDYWKPIQSGDLHFSDSMKIQDWVGENIVIHPETYRLQLAASPHQSAKEEGITIDLNEFKLPETQNNLIIEGAGGLMVPLNNKEFIIDLIEKLQLPVALVVRNYLGCINHTLLSIMALNQKKINLKYLILNGTFPSDTERIICENIQPETEIIRIPDIENITKENIEKSTKQLTNLE, encoded by the coding sequence ATGAAATTATTTGTAACCGGAATCGGAACAGAAGTAGGAAAAACCGTTTGTTCGGCAATTTTAACGAAATATTTTAATACTGATTACTGGAAACCAATTCAGTCTGGAGATTTACATTTTTCAGATAGCATGAAAATTCAAGATTGGGTTGGTGAAAATATAGTTATTCATCCTGAAACTTATCGATTACAATTGGCAGCTTCACCACATCAGTCTGCAAAAGAAGAAGGAATTACAATTGATTTAAATGAATTTAAACTTCCCGAAACTCAGAATAATCTAATTATAGAAGGAGCCGGAGGATTAATGGTTCCATTAAATAACAAAGAATTCATCATCGATTTAATTGAAAAATTACAACTTCCCGTGGCTTTGGTAGTGAGAAATTATTTAGGATGCATCAATCATACTTTATTATCGATCATGGCTTTAAACCAAAAAAAAATTAACCTAAAATATTTGATTCTTAACGGAACTTTTCCATCTGATACAGAAAGGATCATTTGTGAAAACATTCAACCGGAAACCGAAATAATAAGGATTCCAGACATTGAAAATATAACAAAAGAAAATATAGAAAAAAGTACAAAACAATTAACAAATTTAGAATAA
- a CDS encoding aminotransferase class I/II-fold pyridoxal phosphate-dependent enzyme, producing MLKNFNHFQEALEKRREEGTLRILRPKSEGIDFYSNDYLGLARNSELQNLLLKQIIENPQLLSGSTGSRLISGNSSTVIETENYIAKEHNYSSALLFSSGYNANLALFSTLPTRHDTIIVDEKIHRSVHDACKMSHAKKLKFKHNDVEDLEQVLKKQNGNCYVAIESLYSMDGDVAPIKEIIQIVEKYKGSLIVDEAHAFGVFGYGLVEKYQLQNRVLTTVITYGKAFGAHGAAILCEEIVKSYLINFASPFIYTTSAQNIQWMSIKTGYEFLKENEKLSIKLQENIKIFRRQNLKTPSFENSPIQAIVIPDNHQLRTLKETLLNEGFLTYAVYSPTVKEGTERLRICLHSFNTEEEIIQLTKIIKEFT from the coding sequence ATGCTTAAAAATTTCAACCATTTTCAGGAAGCTTTAGAAAAAAGAAGAGAAGAAGGGACTTTGAGAATTTTACGGCCAAAATCCGAAGGAATAGATTTTTATTCTAATGACTATTTGGGATTAGCGAGAAATAGTGAATTGCAAAATTTATTATTAAAACAAATTATAGAAAATCCTCAATTACTCTCCGGAAGTACAGGTTCAAGATTGATAAGCGGAAACAGTTCGACCGTTATTGAAACCGAAAATTATATTGCAAAAGAACACAACTATTCTTCTGCTTTACTTTTTTCTTCAGGCTATAATGCAAATTTGGCTTTATTTTCAACACTCCCAACCCGACACGATACGATTATTGTTGATGAAAAAATTCATCGTTCTGTACATGATGCCTGTAAAATGTCGCATGCGAAAAAGTTGAAATTTAAGCATAATGATGTTGAAGATTTAGAACAGGTTTTAAAAAAGCAAAACGGAAACTGTTATGTCGCTATAGAAAGCTTGTACTCGATGGATGGCGATGTGGCGCCCATTAAGGAAATCATTCAAATTGTAGAAAAATATAAAGGCAGCTTAATTGTGGATGAAGCGCATGCTTTTGGTGTTTTTGGATATGGTTTGGTTGAGAAATATCAATTACAGAATCGAGTTTTAACAACCGTTATTACGTATGGAAAAGCATTTGGAGCTCATGGAGCCGCAATACTTTGTGAAGAGATTGTGAAGTCTTATCTCATCAATTTTGCCTCTCCTTTTATCTATACAACTTCGGCTCAGAATATACAGTGGATGAGTATAAAAACAGGTTATGAATTTTTAAAAGAAAATGAAAAATTATCAATAAAACTCCAAGAGAATATTAAAATTTTTCGGCGACAAAATTTGAAAACTCCTTCTTTTGAAAACAGTCCGATTCAGGCGATTGTAATTCCGGATAATCATCAATTGAGAACTTTAAAGGAAACTTTATTGAATGAAGGATTTTTAACCTATGCAGTTTATAGTCCAACCGTAAAAGAAGGAACGGAAAGATTGAGAATTTGTCTGCACAGCTTTAATACAGAAGAAGAAATTATACAGCTAACGAAAATTATTAAAGAATTTACATGA
- a CDS encoding PLP-dependent aminotransferase family protein, which translates to MDSPAEIPYKSFVKIDRKSETSIYMQISNQLINAIQRGYIPFGIKLPGTRALSQILEVHRNTIVAVYDELFAQGWVESLPNKGTFVIGKNQEKPLKIKTFEENHLEKYPKSTGFSFKTSNILDNPFEHSTCEYIFNDGVPDIRLTQIDQHSKFYSSILKRKSQQKMLGHYNHDGSEFFKKNLSHYLNLSRGLPISKNNLLITRSTEMSIYIVSEILLSQGNTVLVGALSYFSVNMIFQKAGVDIVSIPIDEEGIIVESVREACQKQKIRMLYITPHHHYPTTVTLSAKRRLELLNLANEYGFIILEDDYDYEFHYDKSPILPLSSADTNGMVIYIGSFGKSLAPGFRTGFIVAPENLMIEMRKYLGIIDRQGDVLMERVLGEMIAEGEINRYLKKSLKVYQERRDHFSDLLNEHLGDFINFQKPSGGLAIWAEWNIPINLMQLSRHCTQNNLFIPKTLLYQNKNITAMRLGFGNLNFDEMEKSIEILSESVKLVT; encoded by the coding sequence ATGGATAGTCCGGCTGAAATTCCTTATAAAAGTTTTGTAAAAATTGATAGAAAGTCTGAAACTTCTATCTATATGCAAATTTCCAATCAGTTGATCAATGCGATACAGAGAGGTTATATTCCTTTCGGAATAAAACTTCCGGGAACGAGAGCTTTAAGTCAGATTTTGGAAGTACACCGAAATACAATTGTTGCGGTTTATGATGAATTATTTGCGCAAGGTTGGGTAGAGAGCCTTCCGAATAAAGGAACTTTTGTCATCGGAAAGAATCAGGAAAAGCCATTAAAAATTAAAACTTTTGAGGAAAACCATCTTGAAAAGTACCCAAAATCGACAGGTTTTTCTTTTAAAACGTCAAATATTTTAGATAATCCTTTTGAGCACTCTACTTGTGAATATATTTTCAATGATGGCGTTCCAGATATCAGATTAACCCAAATTGATCAACATTCTAAATTCTACAGCTCTATTCTGAAGCGAAAGTCTCAGCAAAAAATGTTAGGACATTACAATCACGATGGAAGTGAATTTTTCAAGAAAAATCTTTCCCATTACCTCAATTTATCACGAGGATTACCCATTTCGAAGAATAATCTTCTCATCACCCGAAGCACGGAAATGAGTATTTATATCGTTTCGGAAATATTATTGTCACAAGGAAATACCGTTTTGGTGGGAGCTTTAAGTTATTTTTCTGTAAATATGATCTTTCAAAAAGCTGGGGTTGATATTGTTTCAATTCCGATTGATGAAGAGGGAATTATCGTAGAAAGTGTAAGAGAAGCCTGTCAAAAACAAAAGATCAGAATGCTTTACATTACGCCCCATCACCACTATCCTACTACGGTCACCTTGAGTGCAAAACGAAGACTAGAGCTTCTCAATTTAGCCAACGAATATGGTTTTATCATTCTTGAAGATGATTACGATTATGAATTTCATTATGATAAAAGTCCGATTCTTCCCTTGTCCAGCGCCGATACGAACGGAATGGTTATTTACATTGGCTCATTTGGAAAATCTCTTGCTCCAGGCTTTCGTACAGGCTTTATTGTGGCTCCCGAAAATTTGATGATTGAAATGCGGAAATACCTCGGAATTATCGACAGACAGGGCGATGTTTTGATGGAACGGGTTCTTGGAGAAATGATCGCTGAGGGTGAAATTAACCGTTATTTAAAGAAATCATTAAAAGTTTATCAGGAAAGACGAGATCATTTTTCTGATTTGTTGAATGAACATTTAGGAGATTTCATCAACTTTCAAAAACCATCGGGAGGCCTCGCTATCTGGGCAGAATGGAATATTCCGATCAACCTGATGCAACTCAGCCGTCATTGCACTCAAAACAATCTTTTTATTCCCAAAACTTTACTTTATCAGAATAAAAATATTACTGCAATGAGATTGGGGTTCGGAAATTTAAATTTTGATGAAATGGAAAAAAGTATCGAAATTTTATCTGAAAGTGTAAAATTAGTGACCTAA
- a CDS encoding SidA/IucD/PvdA family monooxygenase, which yields MEVLDLKNNDVTKYFTKKLALGTGTQPRVDHFYNMPASQRQNLLAKQPPLYKGINFELINDIFDTMYEMCLYM from the coding sequence ATCGAAGTTTTAGATTTAAAAAATAATGATGTTACAAAATATTTTACGAAAAAATTAGCTTTAGGAACAGGAACTCAGCCAAGAGTAGATCATTTTTATAACATGCCGGCTTCCCAAAGACAAAATTTATTGGCAAAACAACCTCCACTTTATAAAGGAATTAATTTCGAATTGATCAACGATATTTTCGATACAATGTACGAAATGTGCCTTTACATGTAG
- a CDS encoding ligase-associated DNA damage response exonuclease produces MKLITFTNKGIYCPQGKFYIDPWRPVDYAVITHGHADHARWGMKKYLCHHFTKPILHQRISPDIECQTLQYGEVLDINGVKLSLHPAGHIIGSAQIRLEYKGYVSVVSGDYKVQDDGLSTPFELVRCNEFVTESTFGLPIYNWLEVPDLNKRLQNWVLRNQENQKTSVFIGYSLGKAQRIMKVVEGMGKIYVHYSIGKLNKAFEEVGIILPDYEVPDFRESIKHVQGDIVIVPPALLDSNVIKKIPDAATAICSGWMQVRGARRWRSADAGFPMSDHADWKGLLQAIKATEAEIVHVTHGQTEVFSKYLNEIGITSDVVETLYGDNDEEETEKEVIKDVE; encoded by the coding sequence TTGAAACTAATCACATTCACCAATAAAGGTATTTACTGTCCGCAAGGGAAATTTTACATTGATCCTTGGCGACCTGTCGATTATGCAGTTATCACACATGGTCACGCCGATCATGCCCGCTGGGGAATGAAAAAATATCTGTGTCACCATTTCACAAAACCTATTTTACATCAAAGAATTTCCCCCGACATTGAATGTCAGACATTACAGTATGGTGAAGTCTTGGATATCAACGGTGTTAAACTCTCACTCCATCCGGCAGGCCATATCATTGGTTCTGCCCAAATTCGTTTGGAATATAAAGGATATGTAAGTGTGGTTTCCGGAGATTATAAAGTTCAGGACGACGGATTAAGTACGCCTTTTGAGTTGGTTAGGTGCAATGAATTTGTTACAGAAAGTACTTTCGGACTTCCCATTTACAATTGGCTGGAAGTTCCTGATCTTAATAAAAGACTTCAAAACTGGGTGTTACGAAATCAGGAAAATCAAAAGACATCAGTTTTCATTGGTTATTCTTTGGGAAAAGCTCAGAGAATCATGAAAGTGGTTGAGGGAATGGGGAAAATCTATGTTCACTACTCTATTGGTAAACTCAATAAAGCATTTGAAGAGGTCGGAATTATACTTCCCGACTATGAAGTTCCCGATTTTAGAGAAAGTATAAAACATGTTCAAGGCGATATTGTGATTGTTCCGCCAGCTTTGTTGGATAGCAATGTAATTAAAAAAATACCGGACGCTGCCACAGCGATTTGTTCAGGCTGGATGCAGGTTCGCGGAGCAAGAAGATGGCGAAGTGCCGATGCAGGATTTCCCATGAGCGATCATGCCGATTGGAAAGGGTTGTTGCAAGCCATTAAAGCTACGGAAGCGGAAATTGTACACGTTACGCATGGACAAACCGAAGTTTTTTCTAAATATTTAAATGAAATCGGAATAACATCTGATGTCGTTGAAACGTTGTATGGCGATAATGATGAAGAGGAAACCGAGAAAGAAGTTATTAAAGATGTTGAATAG
- a CDS encoding ATP-dependent DNA ligase has translation MKHFAELINALESTNKTNAKIDAIIDYLERAPDEDKLWFIALFTGKRPKRNVNTNYMKEWALEITQLPFWLFQESYSSVGDLGETISLILPPPTEKIDKTLSEWMNEIISLKNKTEAEKKEFVLHSWNGLDYTERLIFNKLLGGSFRIGVSSKTLINSLTKFSGQEASTLMHSLMGKWQPDEVSFKELISAENINPDNSKPYPFCLAYPLEKELGELGTPDEWQVEYKWDGIRGQIIRRNDEVFIWSRGEELVTEQFPEVAETIQAMKGNFVLDGEILAVRDGKVLNFNELQKRLNRKNLPKKMLLEIPIEVFCYDLLELEGTDLREKPISGRRAMLEELLLNQAPENIKLSQVIDFENWEDLNQIRENSRDINSEGLMLKQKNSPYHSGRKKGDWWKWKINPLTIDAVLIYAQKGSGRRSAYYTDYSFAVKNGDVLVTIAKAYSGLTDKEIMEVSKFVNKNAIEKFGPVRTVKPELVFEIAFEGIGFSNRHKSGVALRFPRIVRWRKDKTVNEIDDLEEIKKLIQ, from the coding sequence ATGAAACATTTTGCAGAATTGATCAACGCTTTGGAAAGTACCAACAAGACCAACGCAAAAATTGATGCCATTATTGATTATTTGGAACGCGCTCCCGATGAAGATAAATTGTGGTTTATCGCCTTGTTCACAGGTAAAAGACCGAAACGAAATGTCAACACCAATTATATGAAAGAATGGGCATTGGAAATTACCCAATTACCATTTTGGCTTTTTCAGGAAAGCTATTCTTCTGTTGGAGATCTTGGTGAAACTATTTCGTTAATTCTCCCTCCTCCAACGGAAAAAATTGATAAAACATTGTCTGAATGGATGAATGAAATTATCAGTTTAAAAAATAAAACAGAAGCAGAAAAGAAAGAATTCGTTTTACATTCATGGAATGGATTGGATTATACAGAACGTTTGATTTTCAATAAATTACTGGGCGGAAGTTTCCGTATTGGAGTCTCTTCTAAAACATTAATTAATTCTTTAACAAAGTTTTCAGGACAGGAAGCAAGCACATTAATGCACAGTTTAATGGGAAAATGGCAACCTGATGAAGTTTCATTTAAAGAACTGATTTCAGCGGAAAATATTAACCCAGATAATTCCAAACCCTATCCTTTCTGTTTGGCTTATCCTTTAGAAAAAGAATTGGGAGAACTCGGAACTCCAGACGAATGGCAAGTTGAATATAAATGGGACGGAATTCGTGGACAAATCATCAGACGAAATGATGAAGTTTTCATTTGGTCGAGAGGTGAAGAATTGGTCACAGAACAATTCCCTGAAGTTGCAGAAACAATACAGGCAATGAAAGGAAATTTTGTTTTGGATGGAGAAATACTTGCGGTAAGGGATGGTAAAGTTTTAAATTTTAATGAATTACAAAAAAGATTAAACCGAAAAAACTTACCTAAAAAAATGCTTTTGGAAATTCCGATTGAAGTTTTTTGTTATGATCTTTTAGAATTGGAAGGAACTGATCTACGCGAAAAACCAATCTCTGGCAGACGCGCGATGCTGGAAGAATTACTATTAAATCAAGCTCCTGAAAATATTAAGCTTTCTCAAGTTATTGATTTTGAAAACTGGGAAGATTTAAACCAAATCAGAGAAAATTCCAGAGATATTAATAGTGAAGGTTTGATGTTGAAACAAAAAAATTCCCCTTATCATTCCGGACGAAAAAAAGGCGATTGGTGGAAATGGAAAATCAATCCTTTAACGATTGACGCCGTTCTCATTTATGCACAAAAAGGAAGTGGAAGGCGAAGTGCCTATTACACTGACTACAGTTTTGCCGTGAAAAATGGCGATGTTTTGGTCACCATTGCAAAGGCATATTCAGGCTTAACGGATAAAGAAATAATGGAAGTGAGCAAGTTTGTCAATAAAAATGCGATTGAAAAATTTGGACCTGTTCGTACCGTAAAACCGGAATTGGTTTTTGAGATTGCTTTTGAGGGAATTGGTTTTAGCAATCGACATAAAAGCGGTGTGGCATTACGATTTCCAAGAATTGTGAGATGGCGGAAAGATAAAACTGTGAACGAGATTGATGATTTGGAAGAAATTAAAAAATTGATACAATAA
- a CDS encoding ligase-associated DNA damage response DEXH box helicase yields the protein MAAFENTDGFKVIQQWMADKGNSPFNFQIETWRKFGNGYSGMVIAPTGFGKTFSVFLALISDFLTHPEKYKKGLKMIWVTPLRSLSKDIAKAMQEAIDEIGLDWLVGVRNGDTDPKVRQQQVKNMPDILVVTPESLHLLLGQKNHLRFFTNLQCFVVDEWHELLGSKRGVMVELGVSQLRKYVPKMKIWGITATIGNLDEALETLIPYNIKKTKITAKEHKKIDIIPVFPDEVEILPWAGHLGHKLADKVVPIILASKSTIVFTNTRSQSEMWYQLLLEAYPDFAGQIAIHHSSIDAHLRIWIEENLSNGKLKAVVSTSSLDLGIDFKPVDTVIQIGSAKGVARFLQRAGRSGHSPFETSKIYCVPTHSLELIEVAALKEAVKQKVIEPRDPQVLCFDVLVQFLMTLAIGDGFYPEETYERIKQIYTFQEIRDEEWKSILEFLTIGGSALKSYEEYHKVVVMEDGLFKVTSRKIAMLHRMNMGAIVSDAMLKVKFISGGYIGMVEEYFISRLKKEEKFILAGRVLEIAIVKDMTVYVRLSKGKAMAPSYLGGRLPLSSNLGHFLREKLSGALNPKASEKELKFLHPLLAKQEERSHIPKDDEFLVELIKNREGYHLFMYPFEGRLVHEVMAALIAYRISKLAPISFSMAMNDYGFELFSDKEIPLNEENLQKILTRDNLMVDVISSINSAEMARRKFRDIAVISGMVIQNFPGQQRSNKALQSSAGLIFKVLEDYDPNHFLVRQAYTEVFNMQLQEQRLVKAFKRIEKSKIILKFANTFTPLSFPIKVDSLRQTLSSESLDARIKKLIEQAKKK from the coding sequence TTGGCTGCATTTGAAAATACCGACGGATTTAAGGTCATTCAACAATGGATGGCTGATAAAGGCAATTCCCCTTTCAATTTTCAAATCGAAACTTGGCGAAAATTCGGAAATGGATATAGCGGAATGGTCATTGCTCCGACAGGTTTTGGGAAAACTTTTTCCGTTTTTTTAGCTCTAATTTCAGATTTTCTAACGCATCCTGAAAAGTATAAAAAAGGATTAAAAATGATCTGGGTAACTCCTCTTCGTTCACTGTCAAAAGATATTGCAAAAGCAATGCAGGAAGCGATTGATGAGATTGGGCTAGATTGGCTTGTAGGCGTTCGAAACGGTGATACAGATCCTAAAGTAAGACAGCAACAGGTGAAAAATATGCCCGATATTTTGGTGGTAACTCCCGAAAGTTTACATCTTCTTCTAGGACAGAAAAATCACCTCCGATTCTTTACAAATCTCCAATGTTTTGTGGTGGATGAATGGCATGAATTACTAGGCTCAAAACGTGGAGTTATGGTTGAATTAGGTGTTTCTCAGTTGAGAAAATATGTTCCAAAAATGAAAATTTGGGGAATTACCGCAACCATAGGAAATTTAGATGAAGCGTTGGAAACTTTAATTCCTTATAACATTAAAAAGACTAAAATTACCGCCAAAGAACATAAAAAGATTGATATTATTCCTGTTTTTCCTGATGAAGTAGAAATTTTGCCGTGGGCGGGACATCTTGGACATAAATTAGCGGATAAAGTGGTTCCGATTATTTTAGCTTCTAAATCAACGATTGTTTTTACCAATACCCGGAGCCAAAGTGAAATGTGGTATCAGTTGTTATTGGAGGCTTATCCGGATTTTGCGGGTCAGATTGCGATTCATCACAGTTCGATCGATGCTCATTTAAGAATTTGGATTGAAGAAAATTTAAGTAATGGAAAATTAAAAGCTGTCGTTTCCACATCATCTTTAGATTTAGGCATTGACTTTAAACCTGTTGATACCGTAATACAAATTGGCTCAGCAAAAGGGGTTGCAAGATTCCTTCAACGAGCCGGGCGAAGCGGCCACTCCCCTTTTGAAACCTCAAAAATATATTGTGTACCTACTCATTCTTTAGAGTTGATCGAGGTTGCAGCATTAAAAGAAGCTGTCAAACAAAAGGTTATTGAACCTCGCGATCCACAGGTATTGTGTTTTGATGTTTTGGTTCAGTTTTTAATGACTTTAGCGATTGGCGATGGATTTTATCCTGAAGAAACCTATGAAAGGATTAAACAAATTTATACTTTCCAAGAAATTAGAGATGAAGAATGGAAAAGTATACTCGAGTTTCTAACGATTGGCGGAAGTGCTTTAAAAAGCTATGAAGAATATCACAAAGTCGTTGTGATGGAAGATGGTTTATTTAAAGTAACTTCTCGAAAAATAGCCATGCTTCACCGTATGAATATGGGTGCAATCGTAAGTGATGCGATGTTAAAAGTGAAATTTATTTCAGGTGGCTATATCGGAATGGTTGAGGAATATTTTATCTCAAGATTAAAAAAAGAAGAAAAATTTATATTAGCTGGAAGAGTTTTGGAAATTGCGATTGTGAAAGACATGACAGTCTATGTTCGATTATCGAAAGGGAAAGCGATGGCGCCAAGTTACTTAGGAGGAAGATTGCCTTTAAGCTCTAATTTAGGACACTTTTTAAGAGAAAAACTATCAGGCGCGCTAAATCCAAAAGCTTCTGAGAAAGAACTGAAATTTTTACATCCATTACTGGCAAAGCAGGAAGAACGTTCTCATATTCCGAAAGATGATGAATTTTTGGTTGAATTAATTAAAAACCGCGAAGGTTATCATTTATTTATGTATCCTTTTGAAGGCCGTTTGGTGCATGAAGTGATGGCGGCATTGATTGCTTACCGGATTTCAAAATTAGCTCCGATATCCTTTTCAATGGCGATGAATGATTATGGTTTTGAGTTATTCAGCGATAAAGAAATTCCGTTAAATGAAGAAAATTTACAAAAAATATTAACCAGAGATAATTTGATGGTTGATGTAATTTCAAGTATTAATTCGGCTGAAATGGCAAGAAGAAAATTCCGTGATATCGCCGTAATTTCTGGAATGGTAATCCAAAACTTTCCGGGACAACAGCGATCCAATAAGGCATTACAAAGTTCTGCAGGTTTAATTTTTAAAGTATTGGAAGATTATGATCCGAATCATTTCTTGGTAAGACAGGCTTATACGGAAGTTTTTAATATGCAATTGCAGGAACAAAGATTGGTTAAAGCCTTTAAACGAATAGAAAAATCAAAAATTATTTTGAAATTTGCCAATACTTTTACCCCTTTAAGTTTTCCTATAAAAGTAGATAGTTTAAGACAAACTTTGTCGAGTGAAAGTTTAGATGCAAGGATTAAAAAATTGATTGAACAAGCGAAGAAAAAATGA
- the pdeM gene encoding ligase-associated DNA damage response endonuclease PdeM produces the protein MNLATKNTTIQNEIFTLTNQRALFWKKEKALILSDLHIGKTAHFRKNGIALANHIMKNDLERLSILIEYFKPEKFIVVGDLLHAGDNSDVDEFCTWKNQYSNIKFYLVEGNHDRISKTLVQKLCLDFRANQLKINDFVFVHDFDKSIEDFQITGHIHPGIVLNSAVKKIRLPCFVQTENQLLLPAFSEFTGLDTKNLPKGGRFYVFTDSEIHEI, from the coding sequence ATGAATTTAGCAACAAAAAATACAACTATTCAAAACGAAATTTTCACTTTAACCAATCAGCGTGCGTTGTTTTGGAAAAAGGAAAAAGCCTTGATTTTATCCGATCTTCATATTGGAAAAACTGCTCATTTCAGAAAAAACGGAATTGCCTTAGCAAATCATATCATGAAAAATGATTTAGAGCGATTATCAATTTTAATAGAATATTTTAAACCTGAAAAATTCATTGTTGTTGGAGATCTTCTGCATGCCGGAGATAATTCTGATGTTGACGAATTTTGTACTTGGAAAAATCAATATTCAAATATAAAATTCTATCTCGTTGAAGGAAATCACGACCGAATCTCCAAAACTTTAGTCCAAAAATTATGTCTTGATTTTAGAGCCAATCAATTAAAAATTAATGATTTTGTTTTTGTACATGATTTTGATAAATCAATCGAAGATTTTCAGATTACAGGACATATTCATCCAGGAATTGTGCTTAATTCTGCTGTAAAAAAAATACGACTTCCCTGCTTTGTACAGACGGAAAATCAGTTATTGCTTCCTGCTTTCAGTGAGTTTACAGGTTTGGATACAAAAAATCTTCCGAAAGGTGGAAGATTCTATGTTTTTACGGATTCTGAAATTCATGAAATTTAG
- a CDS encoding GNAT family N-acetyltransferase, with protein sequence MASIIINKASLEDLETLQNLGIQTFSETFAESNSEEAMKTYLEESFNTEKIKAELNNPDSFFFIAWEEDDAVGYLKLNSGKAQTELQDETSLEIERIYVKKSYHGKKVGQLLYDQALETAQQQKKNYLWLGVWEENLRAVNFYKKNGFVEFDKHIFRLGDDEQTDLMMKKMLE encoded by the coding sequence ATGGCATCAATTATCATTAATAAAGCTTCTCTTGAAGACCTTGAAACATTACAAAACCTAGGAATCCAAACGTTTTCTGAAACCTTTGCAGAAAGTAATTCAGAAGAAGCTATGAAAACATATCTTGAAGAAAGCTTTAACACTGAAAAAATTAAAGCTGAACTGAACAATCCTGATTCATTTTTCTTTATCGCTTGGGAAGAAGATGATGCGGTAGGATATTTAAAACTGAATTCGGGTAAAGCTCAAACCGAATTACAGGATGAAACCTCTCTGGAGATTGAGCGTATTTATGTTAAAAAAAGTTATCATGGTAAAAAAGTAGGTCAGCTATTATATGACCAAGCTTTGGAAACCGCTCAACAACAGAAAAAAAACTATCTGTGGTTAGGTGTTTGGGAAGAAAATCTAAGAGCTGTAAATTTCTACAAAAAAAATGGTTTTGTTGAATTCGATAAACATATTTTCAGGTTGGGAGATGACGAACAGACCGATTTAATGATGAAAAAAATGCTGGAATAA